One stretch of Spirochaeta lutea DNA includes these proteins:
- a CDS encoding hydroxymethylglutaryl-CoA synthase family protein, translated as MTERVGISDISLYLPKNRISLDRILEKRAADDPKFERRLSRAIQSTDQKAIRFPSPWEDASVLAGNALIRLLKQGVSIDKLRYLVVGTETSVDMSKSMSAYVQGMIDQTEFALPSTISSYQVQHACAGATLGMLSIAGMLQSSALPGENGIVIASDIARYDAPSTAEITQGAGAAAMLIEQNPRLLSLDLQTQGFSSKNVDDFFRPLGSTTAKVKGRYSVDCYNNALDEAFLDYCSRSNKSPQEALQATDYFVFHVPFAKMASTAVRRLLGTYMEMSQQSAEEFLTNRGFFEALEVTANVGNMYTGAIYLNLMATLYQDYQRVGKDIIGKKILFSSYGSGNTMLVFEGEVLPDAPAVIEAWNPDDFLNHYVESDFSSYQSWLDRNYEPQTYNEQASRDSYTETVEPGCFYLESIRSDDEYREYKYRETR; from the coding sequence CATTGTATTTGCCAAAAAACAGAATTTCCCTTGATCGTATTTTGGAGAAACGAGCTGCAGATGATCCGAAATTTGAGAGAAGGTTGTCTCGAGCAATTCAATCCACGGACCAAAAGGCGATTCGCTTCCCGAGCCCATGGGAAGATGCCTCTGTGCTTGCTGGGAATGCGTTGATTCGTTTACTCAAACAGGGAGTCTCCATAGATAAGCTCCGATACCTTGTTGTCGGTACGGAAACCTCAGTGGATATGTCGAAATCTATGTCTGCCTATGTACAGGGAATGATTGACCAGACCGAATTTGCATTACCCAGCACCATATCAAGCTACCAGGTACAACACGCTTGTGCCGGGGCGACCCTGGGAATGTTGAGCATTGCCGGTATGCTTCAATCCTCGGCCCTACCCGGTGAAAACGGTATCGTAATCGCTTCTGATATCGCACGCTACGATGCGCCGTCCACAGCAGAAATAACTCAAGGCGCCGGAGCTGCAGCCATGCTAATTGAACAGAATCCCCGCCTACTTTCCCTTGATCTCCAGACCCAGGGTTTCAGCAGCAAGAACGTTGATGATTTTTTCCGGCCCCTAGGTTCGACCACAGCTAAGGTGAAGGGGCGGTATTCAGTGGATTGTTACAATAATGCCCTTGATGAGGCTTTTCTTGATTACTGTTCAAGAAGCAACAAGAGTCCCCAAGAGGCCTTACAAGCGACCGACTATTTTGTATTCCATGTACCCTTCGCAAAAATGGCGAGTACAGCCGTTCGACGTCTTCTAGGCACATACATGGAGATGTCTCAACAGAGTGCAGAGGAATTCTTAACCAATCGTGGTTTTTTCGAAGCCCTCGAGGTTACGGCCAATGTTGGAAATATGTACACAGGTGCAATCTACCTAAATCTTATGGCTACCCTGTATCAGGATTATCAGCGTGTAGGAAAAGACATTATTGGGAAGAAGATTTTGTTTAGTTCCTACGGCAGCGGAAATACCATGCTCGTGTTCGAGGGTGAGGTGCTTCCCGATGCCCCGGCTGTGATAGAGGCTTGGAATCCCGATGATTTCTTAAATCACTATGTGGAATCGGATTTTTCGTCCTATCAATCTTGGCTAGATAGAAACTACGAACCGCAGACCTATAATGAGCAGGCCTCACGGGATTCGTATACAGAAACGGTAGAACCCGGCTGCTTTTATCTAGAGTCAATACGTTCAGATGATGAATATAGGGAATACAAGTACCGTGAAACCCGATAA
- the fni gene encoding type 2 isopentenyl-diphosphate Delta-isomerase translates to MKPDNTQQDDAKRKADHLEICSNNETFPVESNSSFFDELNFVHNPLPELSFDSIDLTADFLGMKINAPLFISSMTGGSDGGYQVNKDMAWVAQQLGIPVGMGSIKILFRKPEVIHHFQLKEFAPDVPIFANLGAVQLREIPHKKIIETLYRLQVDGIAIHLNPGQELMQPGGDRDFHEVRSSIARFCEASPVPIIVKETGFGIHPRIGEDLLNLGVSYLDVAGAGGANWMRIEGFRNPDSVYSEVNQFDAWGIPTAINLALYTDGEINGDTPVQNNLLSSGGVRSSMDVAKSIALGAHLAGLALPLIREHRLGGRDRVLSYLDMVIQGLRKICLLTGTPTVNALKGAYLVKSLSFTHILEQYRSYP, encoded by the coding sequence GTGAAACCCGATAATACACAGCAAGATGACGCGAAGCGAAAGGCTGATCACCTCGAAATCTGCAGTAACAACGAAACATTTCCGGTAGAGTCTAATTCTTCTTTTTTTGACGAATTGAATTTCGTACATAATCCACTACCTGAACTCAGCTTTGATTCAATTGATTTAACGGCGGATTTTCTTGGAATGAAAATCAATGCTCCCCTATTCATCTCTTCTATGACGGGCGGGTCAGACGGGGGATACCAGGTGAATAAGGATATGGCTTGGGTTGCCCAACAACTCGGAATACCGGTTGGTATGGGCTCTATTAAAATTCTCTTCAGGAAACCTGAAGTCATTCATCACTTTCAGTTAAAAGAATTTGCACCGGATGTACCGATATTTGCCAATCTCGGTGCTGTACAGTTGCGAGAAATCCCCCATAAAAAAATAATCGAAACCTTATATCGTTTGCAGGTTGATGGCATTGCAATACACCTTAATCCTGGCCAGGAACTCATGCAGCCCGGGGGGGATCGCGATTTCCATGAGGTACGCTCAAGTATAGCAAGGTTCTGTGAAGCAAGTCCTGTTCCTATCATTGTAAAGGAAACAGGATTCGGCATCCATCCAAGAATTGGTGAAGATCTATTGAATTTAGGAGTTTCCTACCTGGATGTCGCTGGAGCAGGTGGGGCGAACTGGATGCGTATTGAGGGGTTTCGAAATCCGGATTCGGTATACTCGGAAGTTAACCAATTTGATGCCTGGGGTATACCTACCGCTATTAATCTTGCCCTGTATACCGACGGTGAGATTAATGGCGATACCCCAGTACAAAATAATCTGTTGTCTAGCGGCGGTGTACGCTCATCCATGGATGTAGCAAAAAGTATAGCGCTCGGGGCTCATCTGGCTGGACTCGCACTGCCGTTGATCCGGGAACATAGACTTGGGGGGCGTGATAGAGTCCTCTCCTATTTGGATATGGTAATTCAGGGCCTTCGGAAGATCTGTCTTTTAACAGGCACCCCTACCGTTAATGCTCTGAAGGGAGCATACTTGGTTAAATCGTTGTCCTTCACCCATATTCTCGAACAATACAGGAGTTACCCATGA
- a CDS encoding carotenoid biosynthesis protein — translation MEKRYNTVPAMIFIGVFYAIGVIGHAIPRFYPFMLLLTPWVLGVFGVLVTALAFYSEKNAIPFLPTLLWLGVVYIATFLLEVLGVATGSVFGEYSYGETLGIQVFHTPIVIGLNWVIIILGLTIFVGNFVRNMYVHALGTGILATLFDFILEPVAISKLDYWTWAERNVPIQNYIAWFIISYIFALVYIRFVPHQLKGWTLPGYVLIQLLFFLSLRIFVLGG, via the coding sequence ATGGAAAAACGATATAATACTGTACCGGCCATGATCTTCATTGGTGTTTTTTATGCCATTGGCGTGATTGGGCATGCAATACCACGATTTTACCCATTCATGCTTTTACTCACACCCTGGGTTTTAGGAGTGTTTGGAGTCCTAGTAACAGCCTTGGCATTTTACTCAGAAAAGAACGCAATTCCCTTTCTCCCTACACTCTTATGGTTAGGCGTTGTCTATATTGCTACCTTTCTCCTAGAGGTGTTGGGCGTAGCAACAGGCTCGGTATTTGGCGAGTATAGCTATGGTGAAACCCTCGGCATACAAGTTTTCCATACTCCCATCGTTATCGGTCTAAACTGGGTTATCATCATTCTCGGTCTAACGATATTTGTAGGGAATTTCGTACGCAACATGTATGTACATGCCCTGGGTACCGGGATTTTAGCAACACTATTCGACTTCATCCTCGAGCCTGTAGCGATAAGTAAGCTTGATTATTGGACATGGGCAGAAAGAAATGTACCAATACAAAATTACATCGCGTGGTTCATTATATCGTATATCTTTGCTTTGGTTTACATTCGGTTTGTTCCTCACCAGCTAAAAGGATGGACACTTCCCGGCTATGTATTAATCCAGCTACTATTCTTCCTTTCACTTCGAATATTTGTATTGGGGGGGTGA
- a CDS encoding phytoene/squalene synthase family protein, with protein sequence MADFPFTPLNFTEEHRSVFQGGSKTYFTSTRFFPQDKQTLVSILYAFVRIADGYVDDTPQDVQGFYDFCRKYREARDRKLPSGNLIIDEFVKLEAQLAFPHVWTEAFLHSMELDITTSSYNSIDETLSYIYGSAEVIGLYMTRIMDLHEGSEHYAKLLGRAMQYINFIRDIDEDNRLGRRYLPLINTSLKSLSREDANKHPDSFINYIRHELDRYFSWQQEAEKGFEYIPKQLRVPIKTASEMYKWTGRQIYRNPFIVFNKKVKPSKLRILVSGLFLALRTS encoded by the coding sequence ATGGCTGATTTTCCTTTTACCCCATTAAATTTTACCGAAGAGCATCGAAGTGTTTTTCAGGGAGGAAGTAAAACCTACTTTACTAGCACTCGATTCTTTCCTCAGGATAAGCAAACCCTGGTCAGTATTCTGTACGCATTCGTCCGAATCGCTGATGGCTACGTCGACGATACCCCCCAGGATGTTCAGGGATTCTATGATTTTTGCCGGAAGTATAGAGAGGCCAGAGACAGGAAACTACCTTCGGGTAACCTGATTATTGATGAGTTCGTGAAACTTGAGGCTCAATTAGCATTTCCTCACGTATGGACTGAAGCCTTTTTACATTCCATGGAGCTGGATATAACAACCTCATCATATAACAGCATAGATGAAACCCTTTCGTATATATACGGATCCGCAGAGGTTATCGGGTTGTATATGACACGGATTATGGATCTCCACGAAGGGAGCGAGCATTACGCAAAACTTCTAGGGAGAGCTATGCAATATATCAATTTCATACGGGATATTGATGAGGATAATCGATTAGGGAGAAGATATCTCCCCCTCATTAATACCTCGTTAAAAAGTCTATCCCGGGAGGACGCGAATAAGCATCCGGATAGCTTTATTAATTATATCAGGCATGAGCTTGATAGGTATTTTTCATGGCAACAAGAAGCAGAAAAGGGATTTGAGTATATTCCAAAACAGTTGAGGGTCCCCATTAAAACGGCGAGTGAAATGTATAAATGGACTGGGAGACAGATCTACAGAAACCCATTTATCGTTTTTAATAAAAAAGTTAAGCCGAGTAAGCTACGGATATTGGTTTCCGGCTTGTTCTTAGCTCTACGCACAAGTTAG
- a CDS encoding phytoene desaturase family protein — MKSQKEVVVVGAGFAGLSGAAYLARQGFRVTLVEKNGEIGGRARIWNAGDYTFDMGPSWYLMPEVFDRFFSDIGKDRSDYYQLTKLDPSYRVFFENHKPVDISPNLEKTKRAFADLETQGDQKLESYLKQAEYKYSVAIKEFLYKEYTSVFDFLNKRMLTEGLKLNVFQNLDKYVRKTFNSVEARQILEYAMVFLGTSPEDAPALYSLMSHVDMNLGVYFPTGGLGGVALGMLKAVQELGVEVLTNTEVTGYQMSGYGIVGVQTTNGTIPADAVLFTGDYHHGEVDLLQDNSRSISINKWNSMVLAPSMFILYLGVKKPLTKLAHHNLYFRHDWDVHFNSIFKDPDWPQNPCFYLSCISKTETEFAPQGKENVFVLVPTAPGLYDSDEVREEYTDTLLKHIEVSTGEEISEHIELKRIFTQRDFSEDYNAWQGTALGIAHTLGQTAVFRPGIKSKKIRNLFYSGQFTHPGVGVPMVLIASKLGAARIERELHG, encoded by the coding sequence ATGAAATCACAGAAAGAGGTTGTAGTTGTCGGAGCTGGATTTGCCGGTTTGAGCGGGGCAGCCTATCTTGCTCGGCAGGGATTTAGGGTGACCCTGGTGGAGAAAAATGGAGAAATCGGCGGACGAGCCAGGATTTGGAACGCCGGTGATTATACATTTGATATGGGACCTTCTTGGTACCTCATGCCTGAGGTATTTGATCGATTCTTTTCCGATATTGGAAAGGACCGGTCGGACTATTACCAACTGACAAAACTGGACCCCAGCTACCGGGTATTCTTTGAGAATCATAAACCGGTAGATATAAGTCCGAACCTGGAAAAAACAAAGCGCGCTTTTGCCGATCTTGAAACACAGGGTGATCAGAAACTCGAATCCTATCTAAAACAGGCTGAGTATAAGTATTCTGTAGCCATAAAAGAATTTCTCTATAAGGAGTATACGTCTGTATTTGATTTTCTTAACAAGCGAATGCTCACCGAAGGTCTTAAATTAAATGTATTTCAAAACCTAGATAAATATGTGCGGAAGACCTTCAATTCCGTTGAGGCCCGGCAGATACTGGAATATGCCATGGTCTTTTTAGGAACAAGTCCCGAAGATGCCCCTGCCCTCTACTCACTTATGAGTCATGTTGATATGAATCTCGGAGTGTACTTTCCCACCGGCGGTCTTGGTGGTGTCGCCCTTGGAATGCTGAAGGCAGTACAGGAACTTGGTGTCGAGGTTTTGACAAACACCGAGGTTACGGGATACCAGATGAGTGGGTATGGTATAGTCGGTGTTCAAACCACGAATGGAACCATTCCTGCCGATGCTGTTTTATTCACTGGAGACTACCATCATGGCGAGGTGGATCTCCTGCAAGATAATTCCAGAAGTATTTCTATCAATAAATGGAACTCCATGGTCCTTGCTCCTTCGATGTTCATATTATACCTGGGCGTGAAAAAACCGCTAACCAAGCTGGCTCACCATAATCTCTATTTTCGACATGATTGGGATGTGCACTTTAATTCTATATTTAAGGATCCAGATTGGCCCCAAAATCCGTGTTTCTACTTAAGCTGTATCAGTAAAACTGAAACTGAGTTCGCTCCCCAAGGAAAAGAAAATGTGTTTGTCTTGGTACCGACTGCCCCAGGACTTTATGATAGCGATGAGGTTCGGGAGGAATATACCGATACACTACTCAAACATATAGAAGTCTCTACAGGTGAAGAAATATCTGAGCACATCGAATTAAAAAGAATATTTACTCAAAGAGATTTTTCTGAGGATTACAATGCTTGGCAAGGAACTGCTCTGGGGATTGCCCATACCCTCGGTCAAACTGCGGTGTTCAGACCAGGTATAAAAAGCAAGAAGATTAGAAACCTATTTTACAGCGGCCAGTTTACCCACCCTGGTGTAGGAGTACCAATGGTATTAATTGCATCAAAACTAGGCGCTGCAAGAATTGAAAGGGAATTACATGGCTGA
- a CDS encoding phytoene desaturase family protein — protein sequence MKIGVIGGGLGGLSAALSLAASEHQVTIFEAESEFGGKAGNLEAAGYRFDTGPSLLTLPHVFDRLFNLTGVSREDYFSILPLDPITNYWFSDGTRYKSRPVPYFTDSLVDVFDVAKEEAERYLRYSRKIYDLTHEIFLESSLQQGKTFVSQAALRAYPQILSIDPLRSMHRANRDFFRDPRVVQFLDRFATYNGSNPYRAPATLNNIIWVEHGLGGWAVLGGIYQIVKAMLRRARELGIHLVSSCKIIDIRTDSHRRVRGLVDCQNTVHDFDAVVSDVDVSTLYHTILKNDLHKEYRRYQSLPSSSSGVVFFWGVNRDFPDLGLHNIFFSENYELEFQQIHSEGILPHDPTIYVNITSKVNPEDAPQGSENWFVLVNAPPHGTQNWNSEVNELRTRVLRKLSKTLGTTLSPHIEYESVLSPQDIMERTGSWRGALYGISSNSLSSAFMRHGNVSKQYRGLYLTGGSVHPGGGMPLVVLSGMIAAQQLLRRES from the coding sequence ATGAAGATCGGTGTTATTGGTGGTGGCCTAGGCGGACTCTCTGCTGCCCTAAGTTTGGCAGCCTCGGAGCACCAGGTTACGATATTTGAAGCAGAATCTGAATTCGGCGGAAAGGCAGGAAACCTAGAAGCGGCGGGATACCGGTTCGATACCGGACCTAGTCTTCTCACCTTACCTCATGTTTTTGATAGACTATTCAATCTAACAGGTGTTTCCCGGGAGGATTATTTTAGCATACTCCCCCTTGATCCCATAACTAACTACTGGTTCTCCGATGGCACACGGTATAAATCGCGTCCTGTACCATATTTTACGGATTCGCTTGTAGACGTCTTTGATGTAGCAAAAGAAGAGGCAGAGAGGTATTTACGGTACTCAAGGAAAATTTATGACCTTACCCATGAGATTTTTTTGGAGTCGTCCCTACAGCAGGGTAAGACTTTCGTATCACAGGCGGCATTACGTGCCTATCCTCAAATCCTTTCCATTGATCCGCTAAGAAGTATGCATAGGGCGAATCGTGATTTCTTCAGGGATCCACGGGTGGTACAATTCTTAGACCGGTTCGCAACGTACAATGGTAGTAATCCTTACAGGGCACCGGCAACCTTAAATAATATCATCTGGGTGGAACATGGCCTTGGCGGGTGGGCGGTGCTGGGCGGCATTTACCAGATAGTGAAGGCCATGTTGCGTAGAGCCCGGGAACTCGGCATACACCTTGTCTCTTCCTGCAAAATTATAGACATCCGTACTGATTCACACAGACGAGTTAGAGGGTTGGTAGACTGTCAGAATACGGTTCATGATTTTGATGCAGTGGTAAGTGATGTGGATGTATCTACCCTTTACCACACCATCCTAAAGAACGATTTGCATAAAGAATACCGACGCTATCAATCTCTGCCATCAAGTTCATCGGGGGTTGTGTTTTTTTGGGGAGTAAACAGAGATTTTCCTGACCTAGGGCTACATAATATTTTCTTCTCAGAAAACTATGAATTAGAATTTCAACAAATACATTCCGAGGGGATTCTGCCCCACGACCCAACGATCTATGTAAATATAACAAGTAAAGTAAATCCTGAAGATGCACCCCAAGGTTCAGAGAACTGGTTTGTTTTGGTGAATGCACCGCCTCACGGGACACAGAACTGGAACTCTGAAGTCAACGAGCTCAGGACGAGGGTTCTGCGTAAACTATCCAAAACTTTGGGAACCACCCTCTCCCCGCACATTGAATACGAGTCAGTACTCTCTCCCCAGGATATTATGGAGCGTACCGGTAGTTGGCGGGGCGCGTTGTATGGTATCTCGTCAAACAGTCTCTCGTCGGCATTCATGCGGCATGGAAATGTCTCAAAGCAATATCGTGGACTGTACCTTACAGGAGGAAGTGTTCACCCGGGCGGCGGTATGCCGTTGGTAGTACTATCCGGGATGATTGCCGCGCAACAGCTTTTAAGGAGGGAGAGTTGA